A DNA window from Pseudoalteromonas spongiae UST010723-006 contains the following coding sequences:
- a CDS encoding HEPN domain-containing protein, which translates to MTQSLNTFHRALSEAKELLSCYDTLNGHDEIVPPDALKKASLILALTAWETYIEDLVTELFDTKFSVIKGSTLGNFAERQLEERLKQFHNPDSRKTKHLFEEFFGIDITEGWKWNNMLPKEARTQLNKWISIRGDAVHRAETDASQPHIIRKDELSKCIRFIDELAKATDIEANKI; encoded by the coding sequence ATGACCCAATCGTTAAATACCTTTCATCGGGCACTATCTGAAGCTAAAGAATTGTTGTCATGTTACGACACCTTAAACGGACATGATGAAATCGTCCCTCCTGATGCCTTAAAAAAGGCCAGCCTGATTCTTGCCCTCACCGCATGGGAAACTTACATAGAAGACCTAGTCACTGAACTTTTTGACACCAAATTTAGTGTTATTAAGGGTTCTACTTTAGGTAACTTTGCAGAAAGACAGCTAGAAGAGAGACTGAAACAATTTCACAACCCAGACTCAAGAAAGACAAAACATTTGTTTGAAGAATTTTTCGGTATAGATATTACTGAGGGGTGGAAGTGGAATAACATGCTACCTAAAGAGGCTAGAACGCAATTAAATAAGTGGATCTCTATTCGAGGTGATGCCGTACATCGTGCAGAAACAGACGCCAGCCAGCCGCACATAATACGTAAGGATGAACTTTCAAAATGTATTCGTTTTATTGATGAGCTAGCTAAAGCGACAGATATCGAAGCTAATAAAATTTAA
- a CDS encoding glycine-rich domain-containing protein, whose product MMQSIQINQQSTLDVVDNAAESSSTNEISSLVMALDFEKLKWKLTKSSEATWTEALCEFAEIEYKKFLTLKMLYPKVSLVPSKLIDKFWHEHILDTKSYAKDCDKVFGHFIHHYPYFGIYGDEDQQALQASFESTIALYENHFGKYPTNELYGNKVIEASRCEDHACHVPSTCACRTPGACK is encoded by the coding sequence ATGATGCAAAGCATTCAAATTAATCAGCAATCAACATTGGATGTTGTCGATAATGCTGCTGAAAGTAGCTCGACTAATGAAATTAGTTCATTAGTTATGGCTCTTGATTTTGAAAAGCTTAAGTGGAAATTAACTAAATCCTCGGAAGCTACATGGACTGAAGCTTTGTGCGAATTTGCAGAAATTGAGTATAAAAAGTTTTTAACACTCAAAATGCTTTATCCGAAAGTGTCTTTGGTTCCAAGCAAATTAATAGATAAGTTTTGGCATGAACATATTTTAGATACTAAGTCATATGCTAAAGATTGCGATAAGGTGTTTGGACATTTCATACATCATTATCCTTACTTTGGAATTTATGGCGATGAAGATCAGCAAGCGCTGCAAGCTTCCTTTGAGAGCACAATAGCATTATATGAAAACCATTTTGGTAAATATCCAACTAATGAACTATATGGCAATAAGGTTATTGAGGCATCTCGTTGCGAGGACCATGCTTGCCATGTTCCATCAACTTGCGCATGCAGAACACCTGGTGCATGTAAGTAA
- a CDS encoding recombinase family protein, protein MNFIAYYRVSTQRQGQSGLGLESQQSVVADYINRQEGALLHQYTEVESGKNNNRPELAKALQHCQLTNSTLIVSKLDRLSRDLHFLSSVMQSNIKFICCDQPNSGPLVLQVLAAVAEEERRAISTRTKLALTEAKKRGVELGNPNFNEVRNTCTSNAHSQFMTNTKKYREAILPVIENVKAAGTTTLKGIAEELNRLGFKSRTGKQFYPSTVRGLIGQN, encoded by the coding sequence ATGAACTTTATTGCTTACTATCGTGTGTCTACACAACGACAAGGTCAAAGTGGTCTTGGACTAGAATCTCAGCAATCTGTTGTGGCTGATTATATAAATCGACAAGAAGGAGCCTTGCTTCATCAATACACTGAAGTTGAGTCGGGAAAAAATAATAACCGGCCAGAGTTAGCTAAAGCACTTCAACATTGCCAGCTAACCAATTCAACATTAATCGTTTCAAAGCTGGATAGGTTGTCTCGTGATTTGCACTTTCTAAGTTCAGTGATGCAAAGCAATATTAAGTTCATCTGCTGTGACCAGCCAAACTCTGGCCCATTAGTTTTACAGGTGCTAGCTGCAGTTGCAGAAGAGGAAAGAAGAGCGATCTCAACAAGAACAAAATTAGCTTTAACAGAAGCTAAAAAGAGAGGCGTGGAATTAGGTAACCCTAACTTTAATGAAGTCAGAAATACTTGTACCAGCAATGCTCATTCACAATTTATGACAAACACAAAAAAATACCGAGAGGCTATTTTGCCCGTTATTGAAAATGTGAAAGCAGCAGGAACAACAACTTTAAAAGGCATTGCAGAAGAACTAAACCGGCTAGGCTTTAAAAGCCGAACAGGTAAGCAATTCTATCCCTCTACAGTAAGAGGTTTGATAGGTCAAAATTAA
- the queD gene encoding 6-carboxytetrahydropterin synthase QueD: MNAEIYKDFTFEAAHKLPNVPEGHKCGRLHGHSYNLRLHLSGEVNRIDGWFIDFADVKKIFKPIYEQLDHNYLNDIDGLENPTAENIAKWIWENLKPSLKELMAVELKETCTCGVVYRGE, from the coding sequence ATGAACGCTGAAATATACAAAGACTTCACATTTGAAGCTGCTCATAAGTTACCAAATGTCCCTGAAGGCCATAAATGTGGACGACTTCATGGCCACTCATATAATCTGAGACTTCACTTATCTGGGGAGGTTAATCGTATTGATGGATGGTTCATAGATTTTGCAGATGTAAAAAAGATATTTAAGCCTATTTATGAGCAACTTGACCATAATTATTTAAACGATATTGATGGCTTAGAAAATCCGACAGCAGAGAATATAGCCAAATGGATTTGGGAAAACTTAAAGCCTTCATTAAAAGAGCTTATGGCCGTTGAACTAAAGGAAACGTGCACTTGCGGTGTCGTTTATAGAGGAGAATAA
- the dpdA gene encoding tRNA-guanine transglycosylase DpdA has translation MKFFFPDSHDYVDPSFNFETEKNNEHRVIQRDDKYAHELFSKPVYDGILVSKAIVDGVKGVQGRYSVAQRQRFFREGIYRFFRLPKHYLTMGDCGAFSYAKEYEPIYTVDEVNEFYSNSGFTYGISLDHIIFDFETPKKKVTGKQLEECLRRQEITLEKAEEFLIKNKDMSFAPYGVAHGWSPESYADSVIKLQKIGYDRIALGGMIPLKSSEILNVLKCINNIRNTKTQFHLLGVNRLEHIAEFSNYGVTSFDSTSPLMRGLKDDKKNYHTATEDYTAIGVPQVDANNNMRKLVASGSINQNEAFKLEKACLESLIGFEKGVVAKKEVLSALTEYEKLYNSKASRVDLMDKVLTDQPWKKCPCDVCKDIGIHVILKRAAARNRRRGFHNLYVAYEKLQSELNKMNQVK, from the coding sequence ATGAAGTTTTTTTTTCCAGACAGTCACGATTATGTTGATCCATCCTTCAACTTTGAAACCGAAAAAAACAATGAACATAGAGTAATACAACGTGATGATAAATATGCTCATGAGCTTTTTTCAAAGCCCGTCTATGATGGAATTCTTGTATCTAAAGCGATAGTAGATGGAGTTAAAGGTGTTCAAGGGCGTTATTCTGTTGCTCAACGCCAGCGTTTCTTTAGAGAAGGTATTTATAGGTTTTTTAGACTACCTAAGCACTACTTAACCATGGGTGATTGCGGAGCGTTTAGTTACGCAAAAGAATATGAGCCTATCTATACGGTGGATGAGGTTAACGAGTTTTATTCAAATTCAGGATTTACTTATGGTATTTCTTTAGACCACATTATTTTTGATTTTGAGACTCCTAAGAAAAAGGTCACTGGCAAACAATTAGAAGAGTGTTTAAGACGCCAAGAAATCACATTAGAAAAAGCCGAAGAGTTCCTAATAAAAAACAAAGATATGAGTTTTGCCCCTTACGGCGTTGCTCACGGTTGGAGTCCTGAGTCTTATGCTGATTCTGTAATAAAATTACAAAAAATCGGATACGATAGGATCGCTTTAGGAGGTATGATTCCGCTTAAAAGCTCTGAGATTCTCAACGTTTTAAAATGCATTAATAATATTAGAAATACGAAAACTCAATTTCATTTACTGGGGGTAAACCGTTTAGAGCATATTGCTGAATTTTCTAACTACGGTGTAACGTCATTTGATAGTACCTCTCCATTAATGCGAGGTCTTAAGGATGATAAAAAGAACTATCATACTGCAACAGAAGATTATACCGCTATTGGTGTACCTCAAGTAGACGCCAATAATAACATGAGAAAATTAGTCGCATCAGGTTCAATAAATCAAAACGAGGCATTTAAATTAGAAAAAGCTTGTCTAGAAAGTTTAATAGGTTTTGAGAAAGGTGTGGTTGCTAAAAAAGAAGTTTTATCTGCTCTAACTGAATACGAAAAGTTGTACAACTCCAAAGCTTCAAGAGTTGACCTAATGGATAAAGTTCTTACAGATCAACCTTGGAAAAAGTGTCCTTGCGATGTCTGCAAAGACATAGGCATACATGTAATACTCAAAAGAGCCGCTGCACGCAACAGAAGAAGAGGTTTTCATAATCTTTACGTTGCCTATGAAAAACTACAGTCAGAATTAAATAAAATGAATCAGGTTAAATAA
- the dbpB gene encoding DGQHR domain-containing protein DpdB — MNTIIVPALKIEQGPGRALFSFAIKGKEIQSIASISRVKRHEDELVGYQRPEVSNHINEIKRYLESENPMIPNALVIAFNSSVKFVPSDHNKSFGELVIPIIEGDDSKPGLIVDGQQRAAAMREADIDSFQMPVSAFITDDSQEQREQFILVNSTKPLPKGLIYELLPYTETKLASSLQKRRFPARILDELNHRKDSPFYQLIQTATNPSGLVKDNSILKLIEASLNEGALYNYRDAATGTGDIEAMIIVLCNFWGAVSDVFPEAWAKKPKESRLMHGAGMTALGQLMDEIFARYHIDQQKEGVSREQFKQDLEQMKPYCHWTNGTWNFGEDDKVKWNDLQNITKDIQKLTNHLLRKYRMEVWK; from the coding sequence ATGAATACGATTATCGTACCAGCTCTAAAAATTGAACAAGGTCCGGGAAGGGCCCTTTTTAGTTTTGCAATCAAAGGGAAAGAAATTCAATCTATAGCATCAATTTCTCGTGTGAAAAGGCATGAAGATGAATTAGTTGGGTATCAACGACCTGAAGTGTCCAACCATATTAATGAAATTAAAAGGTACTTAGAGTCAGAGAATCCAATGATTCCTAATGCATTAGTTATTGCTTTCAATAGTTCTGTTAAATTTGTTCCTTCAGACCACAACAAGAGCTTCGGCGAATTAGTCATCCCAATTATTGAAGGTGATGATAGTAAACCCGGCTTAATTGTTGATGGCCAGCAAAGAGCTGCTGCAATGCGTGAAGCTGATATTGATTCTTTCCAAATGCCGGTAAGCGCGTTTATTACTGATGACTCTCAAGAACAAAGAGAACAATTTATTTTAGTGAATTCAACCAAGCCTTTACCTAAAGGTCTAATATATGAACTATTACCATATACAGAAACAAAATTGGCTTCATCTCTCCAAAAAAGAAGGTTTCCTGCGAGAATATTAGACGAATTGAACCATAGAAAAGACTCACCTTTTTATCAGCTTATTCAAACTGCAACTAATCCGAGTGGGTTGGTAAAAGATAACTCAATTCTTAAGCTTATCGAAGCAAGTTTAAATGAAGGTGCATTATATAATTATCGTGATGCTGCAACAGGTACGGGTGATATAGAAGCTATGATCATAGTACTATGTAATTTCTGGGGTGCGGTTAGTGATGTATTTCCTGAAGCATGGGCTAAAAAACCAAAAGAGTCTCGTTTAATGCATGGTGCTGGCATGACTGCTTTAGGGCAGTTGATGGATGAGATATTCGCTCGTTACCATATAGACCAGCAGAAAGAAGGTGTTAGCCGAGAACAGTTTAAGCAAGATTTAGAACAAATGAAACCATATTGTCACTGGACAAATGGCACTTGGAATTTTGGTGAAGATGATAAAGTAAAATGGAATGATCTTCAAAACATAACTAAAGACATACAAAAATTAACAAATCACCTACTACGTAAATACAGAATGGAAGTTTGGAAATAA
- the dpdK gene encoding phospholipase D-like domain-containing protein DpdK, with the protein MILQEERSIETKEAIGRAHIKDLLSSLLVAESLNPGVIYILSPWISDFPVLDNTTGNFDAVNPTWGHRQVYFFELLQNCVEAGATLKLAIRENREKMRQLEQNLCNYPSRFKVVELKDLHEKGLLTDCALIRGSMNFTYFGATVNYECITYTTNPAQIAEKRNTYEDLYFKEVQVEEVDLEDDDDWY; encoded by the coding sequence ATGATTTTGCAAGAAGAACGCTCTATCGAAACTAAAGAGGCGATTGGACGGGCACATATAAAGGATCTGCTTTCGTCATTGCTGGTGGCTGAGTCATTAAACCCCGGTGTGATTTATATATTAAGCCCCTGGATATCTGATTTTCCGGTTCTAGACAACACGACAGGAAATTTCGATGCTGTTAACCCGACATGGGGACATCGTCAGGTATATTTCTTTGAGCTTCTTCAAAACTGTGTTGAGGCTGGCGCTACGCTGAAATTAGCGATTCGCGAGAACAGGGAGAAAATGCGCCAACTAGAGCAAAATCTCTGCAATTATCCTTCCCGGTTTAAAGTGGTGGAACTGAAAGATCTCCATGAAAAAGGGCTGTTGACCGACTGCGCATTGATCCGTGGTTCAATGAACTTCACTTACTTTGGCGCAACGGTAAATTACGAGTGTATTACGTACACCACTAACCCCGCCCAAATTGCAGAAAAAAGGAACACCTATGAAGACTTGTATTTTAAAGAAGTTCAAGTGGAAGAGGTAGATTTGGAGGACGATGATGACTGGTATTGA
- the dpdJ gene encoding protein DpdJ: MDTQKLIEALDRLENKETELLAWGDIDVSSSEAEIRDSIRESGVNDIFVDEYFDALKSRCFIFEVEAGKYRSRMAETVRLQVLSRQWFRSKGAEDTKPLISDFRFLKRARQYPKRDKHAKTLIDNWEQNRLFSSAEEKVILSNLLKNGDDWFKLSGFQVRSTERILEKFDKHKYKSAKDASATIVCAGTGSGKTLSFYLPAMTKLAASLLQDAQPRVRILAIYPRKELLKDQFAETYKEARKLDDYLLSKGRRKISIGTFYGDTFFENYTKDGAAFEAMVCPQKPNGKHCGGTLNFSKATKQVICRSCSAVLPEDEILATRERVKKSPPDILFTTTEMLNQRLSDGYSNHLFGVTRDQKSIPLVLLDEVHTYEGSTGAQTSYLLKRWMKFSGIKPHFVGLSATLADAKNFFADLTGTKSHFTELVESFEHELEEEGAEYMLALRGDPASQTGLLSATIQATMLGSRMLDTHQGVGKNISQGIFGQKAFVFTDDLDVINRLYNDYLDSEGKKDFYGEIRPRDGDDSPLAWLRSSHHPNYDQERQKVLGLDWSSAEEIGHNLSESTQVERTSSQDSGVNQTANVVVATASLEVGYNDPDVGLVIQHKAPRNVASYLQRKGRAGRRRGMRPWMYTILSDFGRDRIAFQQYEQLIDPKVKTTKLPIENSHIHKMHAALATLEWLVKEYRMDWVNVWAVLREPNRADKEGKLTNGKSLQQIKDAVTDVMASQAKTRQLTDYLQDTLTLSDDQVKVVMWAPPRSIMMSFLPELRQNLQFKWGAKGKRWDSLVEQQSGPMPKYISSQLFSALDTQALTIALDRSTKKELRTNSEPMAFFQALKEFAPGRMSKRYTVKSWNVPDWLVPADFNPVPDATVDVDFDIEEAFGSIGKQVHQEDISHEGEQIPVYQPRFVRTQRSSNPVLSNKSSSVLRWHFDISEPKSLSHINVPQNSEWHNVLRGIEFFTHDHSAPVELVRYCTGAKACIPFSSGDNANVNFNWTLEGEPAAIGTKLWVDSAKFSFSFSEADIKGLLRHEQNKKSLYYQYLQHAFVHSDCYKDNFFFANWVFECLICSLLVLSEQKGQALHESFEYLYSQQGKQVVDGVINGLFQRRETADGNDEEQDLHKRLTEYFSEESNLHDMKGALRLEPDYADNSEYYSWARDLLGQTLCGGINAMFLKLVSDVSEQSFSLDHRWDGEQLNVWVNENEVGGIGYITKFREVFKEDPLRTLGHLTHAFEIGEYEQVNFDLQYFLDELNGNVALRDTLNQVRSAKSLAERSENTKRLKQQIAKLGILPTHTWESVLYSRVLKSGANEKSDQRLTELLQQWTGYEERSELEIPLHIASYVLAAKQGGTYSDIYREKNRIQSRMWQRGAIIREQELGFYNQFSASNNKTERLLLSKVITNTETLVDYDERGEWLQTLSNALQATGKGTLVFTGQERGSVKSVISQLNVSMLEYNKMLFYPRITKLQTRLSSIHVTVEVRDILQ, translated from the coding sequence ATGGATACGCAAAAACTGATTGAAGCACTTGATAGATTAGAGAATAAGGAAACGGAACTTTTAGCTTGGGGGGATATCGATGTATCTTCGAGTGAAGCTGAAATTCGAGATAGTATCCGAGAGTCTGGCGTCAACGATATTTTTGTCGATGAGTATTTTGATGCGTTGAAAAGCCGGTGTTTTATCTTTGAAGTCGAAGCAGGGAAATATCGCTCAAGAATGGCTGAAACTGTTCGACTTCAGGTGCTATCACGCCAGTGGTTTAGAAGTAAAGGTGCAGAAGATACCAAGCCGCTTATTTCTGACTTTCGTTTTTTAAAACGCGCGCGCCAGTACCCGAAGCGAGATAAGCATGCTAAAACGCTGATTGATAATTGGGAACAAAACCGATTATTTAGTTCAGCAGAAGAAAAGGTCATACTCAGCAATCTTCTAAAAAATGGAGATGACTGGTTTAAGTTGTCTGGTTTTCAGGTGCGCTCAACAGAGCGCATTTTAGAAAAGTTTGATAAGCATAAATATAAGAGTGCTAAGGATGCCAGCGCGACGATCGTTTGTGCTGGAACGGGCAGTGGTAAAACGCTGTCTTTCTACCTTCCAGCCATGACTAAGCTGGCGGCTAGTTTGCTTCAAGATGCTCAGCCTCGCGTTCGAATTCTGGCTATTTATCCCCGAAAGGAACTGCTGAAGGATCAGTTTGCAGAAACCTATAAAGAAGCGCGAAAACTTGATGACTACCTGCTTTCTAAAGGTCGGCGTAAAATTTCCATAGGCACCTTCTATGGCGATACCTTTTTTGAAAATTATACCAAGGACGGCGCTGCTTTTGAGGCGATGGTCTGCCCGCAAAAGCCAAATGGAAAACACTGTGGCGGCACACTGAACTTTAGCAAAGCCACGAAGCAGGTTATTTGTCGCTCCTGTAGTGCTGTTTTGCCGGAAGATGAAATTCTGGCAACAAGAGAGCGCGTTAAAAAATCGCCACCTGATATCCTGTTTACAACGACTGAGATGCTCAACCAGCGCCTGAGTGATGGGTACTCCAATCATCTTTTCGGTGTCACCCGAGATCAAAAGTCGATTCCACTGGTGTTATTGGATGAAGTGCATACCTATGAAGGGAGTACCGGTGCACAAACGTCATATCTTTTAAAACGCTGGATGAAATTCAGTGGCATCAAGCCGCATTTTGTCGGTTTATCGGCAACCTTGGCAGACGCGAAGAACTTTTTTGCGGATTTGACCGGCACTAAATCTCACTTTACCGAGTTGGTTGAATCGTTCGAACACGAGTTAGAAGAAGAAGGCGCTGAATATATGTTAGCGCTGCGCGGGGATCCTGCATCTCAAACGGGTTTGTTATCTGCTACAATTCAGGCAACCATGCTTGGCAGTCGTATGCTGGATACGCACCAAGGGGTGGGCAAGAACATATCTCAGGGCATCTTTGGACAGAAAGCGTTTGTGTTTACTGATGACCTTGATGTGATTAATCGCCTTTATAACGATTATTTAGATTCGGAAGGTAAGAAAGACTTCTACGGTGAAATAAGACCTAGAGATGGGGACGATTCGCCACTTGCTTGGCTACGTTCCTCTCACCACCCAAACTATGACCAAGAACGTCAAAAGGTGTTAGGGCTTGATTGGTCTTCTGCTGAGGAGATCGGCCATAATTTGTCTGAATCTACTCAGGTTGAAAGAACATCTAGTCAAGATAGCGGAGTAAATCAAACCGCTAATGTGGTGGTTGCAACGGCCTCTTTAGAAGTTGGGTATAACGACCCTGATGTAGGCCTTGTCATTCAGCATAAGGCACCCCGCAATGTTGCTTCTTATTTGCAACGTAAGGGGCGTGCAGGCCGACGCCGTGGCATGCGCCCGTGGATGTATACCATTTTGTCAGACTTTGGTAGGGATCGAATTGCGTTTCAGCAGTATGAGCAATTAATTGACCCAAAGGTCAAAACGACAAAGTTGCCAATTGAAAACTCTCACATACATAAGATGCATGCCGCCCTCGCTACGTTAGAGTGGTTAGTGAAAGAGTACCGTATGGACTGGGTGAACGTTTGGGCAGTACTCAGAGAACCAAACCGAGCCGACAAAGAAGGTAAACTTACGAATGGAAAAAGCCTTCAGCAAATTAAGGATGCCGTTACAGATGTAATGGCATCTCAGGCAAAAACGCGCCAGTTGACAGACTATTTACAAGACACGCTTACCCTCAGTGATGATCAGGTCAAAGTGGTGATGTGGGCACCGCCACGTTCGATCATGATGTCTTTCCTACCTGAACTTCGTCAGAACTTACAGTTTAAATGGGGTGCGAAAGGAAAACGGTGGGATAGCTTGGTCGAGCAGCAGTCTGGGCCTATGCCGAAGTATATTTCTTCGCAATTGTTTTCGGCACTGGATACACAAGCGCTGACGATTGCATTGGATCGTTCAACTAAGAAAGAACTCCGCACAAACAGCGAGCCAATGGCCTTCTTCCAAGCGTTAAAAGAGTTTGCTCCAGGGCGTATGTCTAAGCGCTATACGGTGAAATCTTGGAATGTGCCTGACTGGCTGGTACCGGCAGACTTTAATCCAGTGCCAGATGCGACGGTTGATGTTGACTTCGACATCGAGGAAGCATTTGGCAGCATTGGTAAACAGGTTCACCAGGAAGACATTTCACATGAAGGAGAGCAGATCCCGGTGTATCAACCGAGGTTTGTCCGCACTCAGCGTTCAAGTAATCCCGTACTGAGCAACAAAAGCAGCAGTGTGTTGCGATGGCATTTTGATATATCAGAACCTAAATCACTCAGTCACATCAACGTGCCCCAGAACAGTGAATGGCACAATGTACTTCGTGGTATCGAGTTTTTCACTCACGACCACTCAGCTCCCGTGGAACTTGTACGTTATTGCACGGGTGCAAAGGCGTGCATTCCATTTTCTAGTGGTGATAACGCGAATGTTAACTTTAATTGGACGCTTGAAGGGGAGCCTGCGGCCATCGGCACCAAGTTGTGGGTAGATAGCGCCAAGTTTTCGTTTAGCTTTTCTGAAGCAGATATAAAGGGTCTTCTTCGTCACGAGCAGAACAAGAAATCCTTGTATTACCAATACCTTCAACATGCGTTTGTTCATTCCGATTGTTACAAAGATAACTTTTTCTTTGCAAACTGGGTATTCGAGTGCCTGATATGTTCGTTGCTTGTTTTGAGCGAACAGAAAGGGCAAGCATTACATGAATCCTTTGAATACCTTTATTCTCAGCAAGGAAAGCAAGTTGTCGACGGGGTTATTAACGGGCTTTTTCAGCGGCGAGAAACCGCAGATGGCAATGATGAAGAGCAAGATCTTCACAAGCGCTTAACTGAGTATTTTTCAGAAGAAAGCAATCTTCATGATATGAAAGGGGCGCTAAGGCTTGAACCAGATTATGCAGATAACTCTGAGTACTACAGTTGGGCAAGAGATTTACTGGGACAAACTTTGTGCGGTGGCATTAATGCCATGTTCCTGAAACTGGTCTCAGACGTATCGGAACAGTCCTTTAGCTTGGATCACCGTTGGGACGGAGAGCAACTCAACGTATGGGTAAACGAAAATGAAGTGGGTGGAATTGGTTATATCACCAAGTTTAGAGAGGTGTTTAAGGAAGACCCGCTTCGCACCCTTGGGCATTTGACTCATGCATTTGAAATTGGTGAATACGAACAGGTGAATTTCGACCTACAGTATTTTCTCGATGAGTTGAACGGTAACGTAGCATTGCGTGACACTCTTAATCAGGTACGTAGTGCGAAATCGCTGGCTGAACGTTCTGAAAATACAAAAAGATTAAAACAGCAGATCGCTAAACTCGGCATATTACCCACCCATACTTGGGAGAGCGTTTTATATTCGAGAGTATTAAAGAGCGGTGCTAACGAGAAATCAGATCAACGACTCACGGAACTCCTGCAGCAATGGACGGGCTATGAGGAGCGAAGTGAACTGGAGATCCCTCTTCATATCGCATCTTACGTGCTTGCGGCCAAGCAGGGTGGAACATACAGCGATATCTATCGTGAGAAAAACCGTATTCAGTCTCGCATGTGGCAGCGGGGAGCAATAATCCGCGAACAAGAGTTGGGCTTTTATAACCAGTTCAGTGCCAGCAACAATAAAACTGAGCGGTTATTGTTGTCGAAAGTCATTACAAATACAGAAACCTTAGTGGACTATGACGAGCGCGGCGAATGGCTGCAGACATTGTCTAATGCTTTGCAAGCCACAGGAAAAGGCACACTGGTGTTTACGGGTCAAGAAAGAGGCTCTGTGAAGTCAGTGATTAGCCAATTGAATGTCAGCATGCTGGAGTACAACAAAATGTTGTTCTATCCACGAATTACTAAACTGCAAACCCGGTTGTCATCGATTCATGTGACCGTAGAAGTGAGAGACATTTTACAATGA
- the dpdI gene encoding protein DpdI, which yields MSLKDQLAQLQQEIVYYRDAASLEEIKDSMKTISERIDGAARGVEGEARKNECLKNIEDVDLFVEGGVEALQQATENLEAFKSLWADVEHESISDEKNTLYLLTDALKQTAKLYSETHQQLWRDWSEEQKSLAQVDQFILEQQKKVHGNAELYDRYVKAKKDFDEQVNGFNFDNVRLQRIQQLAQKCAELKGEMNTEDLPEGVKKLFDELNRIGGVALVSMLTPEVMQWLEDNNKLNSLVIKQR from the coding sequence ATGAGTCTTAAAGACCAACTTGCACAACTGCAGCAAGAGATTGTTTATTATAGAGATGCGGCCAGTCTGGAAGAAATAAAAGACTCGATGAAGACAATTTCAGAGCGAATAGATGGTGCAGCCAGAGGTGTAGAAGGCGAAGCCAGAAAAAATGAGTGCCTGAAAAATATCGAAGACGTTGATCTGTTTGTTGAAGGTGGAGTGGAAGCCTTGCAACAAGCGACAGAGAATCTGGAGGCCTTTAAATCGCTTTGGGCGGATGTTGAACACGAAAGTATATCGGATGAGAAAAACACACTCTATTTGTTAACCGATGCACTCAAGCAAACAGCGAAATTGTATTCGGAAACTCACCAACAATTATGGCGTGATTGGTCTGAAGAGCAAAAAAGCCTAGCACAGGTAGATCAGTTCATTCTGGAACAGCAGAAAAAAGTGCATGGCAATGCAGAACTCTATGACCGATATGTCAAGGCGAAAAAAGACTTTGATGAGCAAGTTAATGGTTTTAACTTTGACAATGTCAGGTTACAGCGTATTCAGCAGCTCGCACAAAAGTGTGCTGAACTAAAAGGCGAAATGAACACCGAAGATCTCCCTGAAGGTGTAAAGAAGCTTTTCGACGAGTTGAACCGCATCGGTGGTGTTGCGCTTGTTTCAATGCTGACACCGGAAGTCATGCAATGGCTAGAAGATAATAATAAATTGAATAGCTTAGTGATTAAGCAACGTTAG